The DNA sequence GTTCAACGCGTCACTGGTTGCAGCTAGCCTTCCAGCTCCTCGCGCAGCATCTCGAGCTCCAGCCACTCTTCCTCCATGCGAGCGAGATCCGCACGCAGCTTCTCCAGTTCCTGCGCCAGCTTCGCAAAGGCGTTTGGATCTTTTGTGAAGAGGTTGGGATCGGCCATCTTTTCTTCGCGCTTGGCCGCCTCGGCCTCCGCCTTGGCGATCTCCTTCGGCAGGTTTTCGAGCGCGAACTTCTGCTTGTAGGAGAGCTTGCCCTTGGCCGCCTTCGGTGCATCGGCAGCGGGTCCGGCCGTTTCGCTCGCCTTGGCCTTTTCAGCCTTCTCCGCCTTGCGCTTCTCTTCGATTGCGCCCTTGCGCTGCGCCATCATGTCGGAATAGCCGCCGGCATATTCGATCCAACGGCCGTCCGGCTCCTCGGGGTTTGCCGGCGCGATCGTCGAGGTGACGGTACGGTCGAGGAAGTCACGGTCGTGGCTGACGAGGATAACCGTACCGGCAAAGCCGGCGACGATTTCCTGCAACAGGTCGAGCGTTTCGATGTCGAGGTCGTTGGTCGGCTCGTCGAGGATCAAGAGGTTGGTCGCCCGCGACAGGATGCGCGCCAGCATCAGCCGAGCACGCTCGCCACCCGAGAGCTCGCGGATCGGGGTTCGCGCCTGCTCCGGCTGGAACAGGAAATCCTTCATGTAACCGGTGACGTGACGCTGCTCGCCGTTGACGAGCAGGTTGTCGCCGCGTCCGTCTGTCAGGTAATGCGCCAGAGTGTCGTCGAGATTGAGGTCTTCGCGCTTCTGGTCGAGCGTCGCCATTTCGAGATTGGTGCCGAGCTTCACTGTTCCCGCGTCCGGCTCGATCTGACCGGTCAGCATCTTCAGAAGCGTCGTCTTGCCGGCGCCGTTCGGGCCGACGAGACCAATGCGGTCGCCCCGGTGCACGCGGATCGAGAAGGGCGCAACGATGGTGCGGTCGCCATAGGCCTTGCTGATCTTCTCCGCCTCGATCACCAGCTTGCCGGATTCCTTGGCGTCGGCGGCAGTCGCTTGAACGGTGCCCTGCGGCCCCTTGTGGCCGCGATAGGTCGCCCGCATGGTCTGCAGCTCGCCGAGCCGGCGCATGTTGCGCTTGCGCCGCGCGGTCACGCCGTAACGCAGCCAGTGCTCCTCGCGCTCGATCGCCTTGCCGAGCTTGTGCTGTTCCAGTTCCTCGGCCTCGAGTACCTCGTCGCGCCACGCTTCGAAATGCGCAAAACCGCGATCGAGCCGGCGCGACTGGCCACGATCGAGCCAGACGGTCGCGGTCGACACCTTCTCCAGAAAACGCCGGTCGTGCGAAATCAGCACAAGCGCCGAGCGGCTGCGGGTCAACTCGTCTTCCAGCCATTCGATCGTCGGCAGGTCGAGATGGTTGGTCGGCTCGTCAAGCAGGAGGATATCCGGCTCAGGCGCCATGACGCGCGCCAATGCCGCGCGGCGCGCCTCGCCGCCGGAGAGCCGCTTCGGGTCCTCTTCGCCGGTGAGACCGAGATGCTGCAGCAGATAGGCGACACGATAGGGATCATCGCTCGGACCAAGACCCGCCTCGGCATAGGCCTGCACCGTGTCGTAGCCGTCGAAATCCGGTGCCTGGTGCAGATAGCGGATGGTCGCGGAGGGGTGGCGGAACACCTCGCCCGACTGCGCCTCTGCAAGTCCCGCGGCGATCTTCATCAGCGTCGACTTGCCCGAGCCGTTGCGGCCGACCAGGCAGATGCGGTCGCCCGGCTCAACTTGCAGGTTGGCGCCGGCCAGAAGCGGTGCGCCACCAAAGGTGAGGAAGATATCGTCGAGTTTCAGAATGGGAGGCGCCAAGGCTCAGGCTCCGGAAAGATCATAGGGGCGGGCGAGCACGATGGCGCGGCCGCTCTTGAGAGTGAAGCGGAGGGGACCCTCCGCGACGTTGGAAACGGTTCGGGACGAGCCGAACGGCAAAGTGAAATCGTCGAGCGGGTAACGCGCATTGACGATCGAAAGACCGTCAAGCTCCGTCAATCCCAGCACGGAGAACAGGCAACCCTTCGGCAAGTCGAGCTCGAGCGCACCGGCAAGCAGCGGATAGGCCTCCTCCTCACCCGAGGTCATCAGGACCGAGAGACCACGTTCGGCAAGCGCAACGGCTTGCAACAGGTGCAGGAAGGCATGGTCGCTGCGCGTTCCGCCGAGCGCGCCGGCAAAGATCAGGTTGTCGGCACCACGCGAGAGCGCCGCCTCGACCGCGATCTCGCCATCGGTCGCCGCCTTGGCCGCCGGATAGGGTTCGCGTGGAACCGAGGCAAACTCGGAAAGCAGGGCGTCTTCGGTCGAGTCGAAATCGCCGACCCAGACATCGGGCGTCACGCCAAGCAAACGCGCGTGCCGCATGCCGCCATCCGCCGCGACGAAGCGGCTTCCGCTGAGCTGGCGTGTCAGCCGGTCGGTCGCCGAAAGGGCGCCGCCAAGCAGAATGGTGAAGGTCGATCGAGCCATGGCAAAGCCCATAGCGCAAAGGACCGCGGAAGGAAAACGAAGAAAACCGTTGGACGGCCGGATCTAAAGAATTTGCGAAAGCCGTCAGTGGCCTTCCGGCACCGGATCGGGAAACAGCATGCCGGCATAGATACCCGGTGTCGAATCCGGAATCTCGATTGCACCGGCCACCCGCTCGTAGAACTTCGCCGGCCCGACCCCGCCGATCACCGCGTAGCCATAGCCGGTCTCGCGCATCGCCGTCAGGCTTTCGATCAGCAGCGCCTCACCGATGCCCTGCCCGCGCATGTTTTCGTCGACGCCCGTTGGCCCGAAGAAGCCGAGTGCGGTTACGTCATGGCAGGCAAAGCCGACGATCTTTTCGTCGTGCACGGCGATGTGGATGCGCGTCGGAGTCGAGGAAAAGGCCGCCTCCGCCTCCCCTGCCCAGCCGGCTCCAAAAGTCTTCTCGATCCAGGAGACAACGAGGCGGCGCTCCGGCGCCATGGCGCGGCGAATGCTGATACCCGCACCGAGCCGTGATTGGGACTGCGCAGGCAGGGCATAAAGTCGAACGAGCATATCTGGCATGGCGTTTCCTCCTCGTTGCAGTTGTGTAGCGCAGTCGGCGGCTTACGCAAACACAAGCCACTGCACTGATCAAAGCGCCGCTCGCGACTAGCCCCAAACATCGCTTGCCACCGAACCAACCTAGCGGTAAATCTCTTGCCGCTCTAACGGGGTGCCTCCCGACCGCGAAGCGGCCGGAGGCTGAGAGGCGTGAAACGCCAACCCGCGGAACCTGATCCGGCTCATACCGGCGGAGGGATTAGACGCGATCGGATCGATACGCCCTTTTCCCATGCAACAACGAACTTTGGGAGAGAGGTGCTCGCCATGTCCAATTCATCGCAACTCAAATTGTTTAGCCGGCTAGCTCTGGCCGCGGCTGCAAGCCTAGTTTTCGTCGGCGCCGCGGCCGCTGCCGACAAGACGTTGACGGTCTACACCTATGAGAGCTTCATCACCGAATGGGGCCCGGGCGCCAAGGTCGCGGAAGCCTTCGAGAAAACCTGCGAATGCAAGGTCAACTATGTCGGCGTTGCCGACGGCGTCGAGCTGCTCACCCGTCTGAAGCTCGAAGGCGAAGCCTCGAAGGCCGACATCGTGCTCGGTCTCGACACCAATCTTGTTGCCGAAGCCAAGGCGACCGGCTTCTTCGCGCCGCACGGCGTCGACGCCAAGGATCTGAAGGTTCCGGGCGGCTTCTCCGACGATACCTTCCTGCCCTATGACTACGGCCACTTCGCTATCGTCTACGATACCGAAACGCTGAAGACGCCGCCGAAGAGCCTCAAGGAGCTGGTCGAAGGCGACGCGTCGCAGAAGATCGTCATCGAGGATCCGCGCACCTCGACGCCGGGGCTCGGCCTGCTGCTCTGGGTCAAGGCCGTCTATGGCGACGAGGCAGGCGCTGCGTGGGCCAAGCTCAAGGACCGCGTTCTGACCGTCACCCCCGGCTGGTCGGAAGCCTACGGCCTCTTCACGAAGGGTGAGGCGCCGATGGTGCTCTCCTACACCACCTCGCCGGCCTACCACATGGTCGCGGAGAACACCGAGCGCTACCAGGCTGCGGCCTTCTCCGAGGGGCACTACATCCAGATCGAGGTCGCCGGCATGACCAAGAATGCCAAGGAGCCAGAACTGGCAAAACAGTTTCTGAGCTTCATGACCGGACCGGAATTCCAGTCGATCATCCCGACGACCAACTGGATGATGCCGGTCGGCGCCACCAGCGAACCGCTGCCGGACGCCTTCAACAAGCTGGTCAATCCGGAAAAGACCTTCCTGCTGCCGTCGGAAGAGGTCGCGAAGAACCGCAAGGTCTGGATCGACGAGTGGCTTGCCGCGATGAGCAAGAACTGAGGCCGGATTGTTCGCACTTCGCGAAAACCGCATGACTGTTGTCGCCGGGGCATTTTGCCTCGGCGCCTTCCTGCTCTTCGTCGGCCTGGCTGTCGCAGCCTTGCTCGCCCAGACCGGCGGCACGGACGAAAGTACTCTGTTCGACGCCTATATCTGGCGCGTCACCCGCTTCACGCTGTTGCAGGCAAGCCTTTCCACGCTGCTGTCCGTACTGTTCGCGATCCCTGTGGCGCGGGCGCTCGCGCGGCGGCCGCAGTTTTTCGGCCGGATCTGGCTGTTGCGGCTGATGGCGCTGCCGCTCGGCCTGCCCGTTCTCGTCGGCGCACTCGGGCTGATCGAGATCTGGGGGCGCCAGGGTTTCCTCAACTCCGGCCTGCGTTGGCTCGGCCTCGAGCAGCCGATCAGCATCTATGGCCTGTTCGGCATCCTCATCGCCCATGTCTTCTTCAATATGCCGCTTGCGGCGCGCCTGTTTCTGGCCGGGCTTGAGCGTATTCCCGCCGAATACTGGCGTAGCGCTGCCAATCTCGGCATGCCGTCCCGCTCGCTCTTCCGCTTCATCGAATGGCCTGTCCTGCGCGGCCTGCTGCCGGGTGCGGCCGGCCTCGTCTTCATGCTCTGCGCCACCAGCTTCACGCTGGTGCTGACGCTTGGCGGTGGGCCTGCGGCCAGCACCATCGAGGTCGCGATCTATCAGGCGCTGCGCTTCGATTTCGATCCGCCGCGCGCCATCGCGCTGTCCGGCCTGCAGATCGCCATGACCGGCGTCCTGTTTCTCATTCTCAGACGTCTGGCAACGGAGCCGGAAGAGGGCATGACCGGCGGGCGAACCGTTCGACGCTTCGATGGCGCAAGGACACTGGCGCGCCTCAACGACACCGCCTGGATCATCCTGGCACTGCTCTTCCTCCTCGCCCCGCTGGTTGCGGTGGTCATCTCCGGCATGCAGGCCGATCTTCTGAAGCTTGCGCGCGATCCGAACGTCCACAGGGCACTGATGACGAGTGCGGCGATCGCGCTTGCCTCTGCACTTGCCTCCGTCGCCATGGCAGCCGTCATGATCCGCGCCGCAGCGACAATCACCGCGGCCCGCCATGCGGGCGCGCTCGCCCACGGTTTTGCCGGTGCGATCGGCGCCAGCACCTCGCTCATCCTGCTGGTGCCGCCCGTCGTGCTTGGCGCCGGCTGGTTTCTGCTTCTGCGCCCCTTCGGTGATGTCGCGCGCTTTGCGCCTGTGATCGTCGTGGCGATCAATGCCCTGATGGCACTGCCCTTCGTCCACCGTATCCTTGCCCCGGCGATGGCAACGCACGCGGCACGTTCCGAACGGTTGACGGCGAGCCTCGGCATCCGCGGCTTTCATCGCCTGCGATGGATCGACCTTCCCGCGCTTCGAAGGCCGCTGCTGATGGCATTTTCCTTCGCCATGGCGCTGTCTCTCGGCGACCTTGGCGCCGTCGCCCTGTTCGGCTCGCAGGACATGGTAACGCTTCCCTGGCTGCTCTACAGCCGCATGGGTAGCTATCGCACTGCCGATGCGGCCGGCCTTGCCCTCTTCCTCGGGCTTCTCTGCCTGATCTTCACCATCCTCGGCACGGCGGAAGACGACCGCCGACGGGAAGGACGCAAAGCATGACCAGGTCCACCGCTGCCATAGAATTGCGCAATGTCGAGGTTCGTTTCGAAACGACCACGCTACACTTCGATTGCACAATTGCTGCCGGCGGCATCGTCGCCGTCGCCGGCGCCTCCGGTTCCGGCAAGTCGACGCTCTTTCACCTCATCGCAGGCTTTGAAGACCCTGACCATGGCGAGATCCGCATCCTCGACGAGAACGCTGACAACCGGGCACCCTCGGAACGCCCGGTCTCGATGATTTTCCAGGACAACAATCTCTTCGCCCATCTCGATGTCGCCACCAATGTCGGCCTCGGCATCAACCCGACACTTCGCCTGACGGACGAAGACCGCAACAGGATCGAAGAAGCGCTTCGCCGCGTAGGGCTCGAAGGCTTCGAACGACGACTGCCGCCCACGCTTTCCGGCGGCGAGCGTCAGCGGGTCGCCCTTGCCCGTGCGCTTGTGAGGCATCGCCCCCTGCTCTTGCTGGATGAACCTTTTGCCGCCCTCGATCCCGGCATGCGCGCCGGCATGCGCGCGCTTCTTGGCGAGTTGCACGCGGAAGAAGGCAACACCATTCTGATGATCACGCACCATCCCGAAGACGTGAAAGCGCTGGCCGATAGCGTGCTTTTTCTCGACCAGGGGCGTATCATTGCACACGATACACTCGACCGCTTTCTGGAGCGGCGCGACAATGCGGCAATCGACCGCTTCCTTGGCAACGCGTGAAGGTGGGGCCGGATTCTCTGCTCCCCCAACCGATTGCCACAATTTGACCGCGGCGCCATGCGACGCGCGAAATATCCGGTCGGCATCGCGAATATTCGCGCATCCGTTGCCGTGATACCACGGGGCAACTATTTCTACCGAGACAAACTAGGCAGGTGGCGCTGAAATCAGATACAGCAAGACCAGGGCTGAACAGTCGCGGCGGAGCAACGCTGCCGGACTGAAAAAGTAGGACTTTCAACGCTATCGTTCCATCGCCCCGCTGCATGCGGGCGGAGCGACAGACGGGAAACGGGCTGAGGCATGGAGAGGCATACAGTCACACACGACCGGTTCCCGCCGAAGCGCGGACGGCTGCGTGCACGCGTTGTGGTTGCGCTGCTCGCGACCACGCTTCTCTCCGCATGCCAGTCGGTGATCGAACAATCCTACGAGCCGACCGTTTCGCCTTCGTCCAATCCGCAGATTGTCGACGAGGTCCAGAAGAACGATCCGCGCGCCAAAATGGGCGCGCGCGAACATCCGCGCATCGTCGCAAGCTACGGCGGCGAATACAAGGACGCGAAGACCGAACGGCTGGTCGCCCGCATCGCCGGCGCGCTGACCGCCGTCTCGGAAAACCCGCAGCAGTCCTACCGCATCACCATCCTGAATTCGCCGGCGATCAACGCCTTTGCTCTGCCGGGTGGCTATCTCTACGTCACCCGCGGCCTGCTCGCTCTTGCCAATGATGCATCGGAAGTCGCCGCCGTGCTGTCGCACGAAATGGCGCACGTCACCGCCAACCACGGCATCGAACGGCAACAACGCGAAGAAGCGGAGGTCATCGCCAGCCGCGTGGTCTCCGAAGTGCTGTCGTCCGATCTCGCCGGCAAGCAGGCGCTCGCTCGCGGCAAGCTCAGGCTCGCGGCCTTCTCGCGCAACCAGGAACTCCAGGCCGATGTGATCGGCGTACGCATGCTCGGCGAAGCCGGCTACGATCCTTACGCCGCCGCACGCTTCCTGGACTCGATGGCAGCCTATAGCCGCTTCACAGCGGTCGATCCGGAATCCGACCAGAGCCTCGACTTCCTGTCGAGCCACCCGAACGCACCGCAGCGCGTCGATCTCGCGCGCCGGCATGCCCGTGCCTTCGGACCGGAAGGCACCAGTGGCGATCGCGGCCGCGACTACTACCTTGCCGGCATCGACGGCCTGCTCTACGGCGACAGTCCGCAAGAGGGCTATGTCCGCGGCCAGACCTTCCTGCACGGCCAGCTCGGCATCCGTTTCGACGTCCCGACCGGCTTCCAGATCGACAACAAGGCGGAAGCAGTTCTGGCAACCGGCGCCGGTGATATCGCCGTGCGCTTCGACGGCGTCGCCGACACGGGCGGGCGCAGCCTGACCGACTATATCGCCAGCGGCTGGGTCACCGGCCTGCAGCCCGACACGATCAAGCCGATCAGCGTCAACGGTCTGGAAGCCGCGACCGCGCGCGCCTCGGCCGATCGCTGGGACTTCGATGTGACGGTCATCCGGATCGACACCCGCATCTACCGCTTCCTGACCGCCGTTCCCAAGGGTTCGAACGCGCTTGAGCCGACCGCGAACCAGCTGCGCAGCTCGTTCCGCCGCATGACGCAGGGTGAAGCCCAGTCGCTGAAGCCCCTGCGCATCCGCGTGGTGACGGTAAGGCCCGGCGAGACGATCGCCACGCTTTCCGCCCGGATGATGGGGACGGACCGCAAGCTCGACCTGTTCCGGGTGATCAATGCTATGCAGGTCACCTCGACAGTGAAGCCGGGCGACAAGGTCAAGATCGTTTCTGAGTAGGCAAGTGGTCATCCGACTGGGTGAGGCAGCTCACCGCGAGCCGTCGAGCGTACGCAGAGGTAGGCGTGCGCATATGCGTCACGCGCCGATTCTCGGGCCCGCACTTTCGCGCACAAGCCAGCGGGCGGCGCCTGTGAAGCCCGCTGAAGCACATCGCGCCGAAGCCTGCGACGCCGACACGCTGAACAATCGAAACTTGAAGCGCAACAAGTCTCTGAAAGATCGCGATGCGGTTTAGTGAATGCCCGCGGTCAGAGCCGGCGCCTTCGTCGCGAGCGCCACTCTCAGCTTCTCGAGTGCCCGGGTTTCGATCTGCCGCACCCGCTCCTTGGAAATGCCGAGATCGAGGCCGAGCTCTTCCAATGTCGCACCGTCCTCGGACAGTCGTCGTGCACGGATGATCCGCATCTCCCTTTCGGTCAAGGCGCCCAGCGCATCGCGAAGCCACACACGCGCGCGCTCGCCATCGATCATGTCGCTGACCTGTTCATCCGGCAGCGGCGCATCGCTCGCCAGGAAATCCAGCCGCTCGCCACCATCGGAATCGGCGCCACCGACGGGCGCCTGCAAGGAGGTGTCGCTGCCGGAAAGCCGCGCATCCATGGTCTGCACGTCGGCGATGCTGACGCCGAGCGCCGCGGCGATCTCCTCATGCATAGCCTGCGATGTAAGCTGCCTGTCGCCTTGGGCAAGGCGCGCACGCAGGCGCCGCAGGTTGAAGAACAGCGCCTTCTGGGCCGAACTCGTGCCGCCCCGTACGATCGACCAATTGCGCAGGACATAGTCCTGCATCGATGCCCGGATCCACCAGGTCGCATAGGTCGAGAATCGGACCTCACGGCTCGGCTCGAAGCGGGCGGCCGCTTCCAGGAGACCGATATGGCCCTCCTGCACCAGATCGCCCATTGGCAGTCCGAAGTTGCGGAACTTCGCTGCCATCGAGATCACGAGCCGCATGTGTGACATGGCGATCTTGTTGCGGGCTTCCTGATCATGGTCGTTCCGCCAGGCCTGTGCCAGCGCGTGTTCCTCGTCGCGCTCGAGATAAGGCGCCTCCATTGCGATCTTGATCATCCGCCGGTCTGCAGTGAGAGTCTTCATCGATCACTCCGTGACTGGCGCCCGGGCGCCATTGCGTGTGAAGTCCAAAAGGCCGGACAGATGACGCGTCCGGCGGCAGGGGCGTCCAGATCACGACGATTTGGATCGGATAGACCCAGGTCGAAACGTGATCATTTCTAATAAGTTAGAGCTGGATGCGGGCGAAAACCCGAAAACACTTCTCCTCATCCCGCTCCGGAGCCGCGACGTTGGAACTTGAAGAAACGACGCGGCGCCCTAATTCTCGAAGTCACGAACCTGAAGAGTGATGGATCACAAAACCAAGATCGCCCGGCGCGAAAGCGGCGCATTCCTGCCGGCCAATATAAATGCGCGTCAGCGCGAAAGGTTCCATTCGGTCAAAGAAAAAGCCCGGCGCAATGGCCGGGCTTTTTGCAGGTACTGATGCGGGCGTAGTGCGCTTATGCGGCTTCGTCCTGGGCGTCGTCTTCTTCGATAGCCTTACCGCGCTTCGGACCCTTGCTGAGGTTGGCCTCGACGAGGCGCACGGCTTCGGTCTCCGACATTTTGTTCACGGCAGCGATTTCGCGCGCCATGCGGTCAAGGGCAGCTTCATAGAGCTGGCGTTCGGAATAGGACTGTTCCGGCTGGTTTTCGGCGCGATAGAGATCGCGGACGACTTCCGCGATGGAAATCAGGTCACCGGAGTTGATCTTGGCATCGTATTCCTGGGCGCGGCGCGACCACATGGTGCGCTTCACACGAGCCTTGCCCTGCACAACCTTCAACGCGCGATCGACAAAATCGGTTTCGGACAGCTTGCGCATGCCGATGCTGACGGCCTTGGCCACCGGCACTTTCAGACGCATCTTGTCCTTCTCGAAATCGATGACAAAAAGCTCAAGCTTCATGCCGGCGACTTCCTGCTCCTCGATCGCCACAATCTGGCCAACACCGTGGGCCGGATAGACGATCGATTCACCGGTCTTGAAGCCCTGGCGTGTCGGAGATTTTTTCTGCTGGGTCGTCATTCGTTTCAAAAACTCCCTGTTTCGCGCCGGCCATTCTGGCCGGGGCCGGGTCAGTGAGGCCCGGGATAGACGGGGATACCGCCGGGTGGGTACATCCTGGTCCGTCCACGGAACGCAAACAGCCTCATGAAATGCGGTCGCAACAGAGCAAAGCCATGTTGCGTAATAGGGAGATACCGCCTTTTGGAGATCGTTTGCTTTCGTGATGGTTTTCGGGCGCGCAAAAACACCCTCTGTGGATCAGTAGAAGGAACCTATCACAAAAAAGTGCCGAAATCAATAATTTGCTGCATGGCGGCCATCAAGCCACCATTCTCGCAACTGCGAGCGCGGTAGGTGTTTTCCCCAGCTTTGGCGCGCGGGGCCGCTCTCGCTTCGTCAGCTTCGACGAACGGTAGAGATCGTTCGCCTCAGTCGCCCTGCCCCGGCTCGGCGGAGAAGAACTGCTCATACTTGCCTTCGACGCCGTCCATCTCCTTGGCTTCCGGCATCGGGTCGCGCTTGACCGTGATGTTCGGCCACTTGGAGGCAAAATCAGCGTTCAGTTTCAACCACATATCAAGACCCGGCTCGGTGTCCGGCTTGATCGCCTCGGCAGGACATTCCGGCTCGCAGACGCCACAGTCGATGCACTCGTCCGGATGAATGACGAGGAAATTCTCACCCTCATAGAAGCAATCCACGGGGCAGACTTCGACACAGTCGGTATACTTGCAGCGAATGCAGTTGTCGGTCACGACATACGTCATGAGGTACTCCAGCCAATGCTCACGTTTGATGGCAGACGGCAATCAATGGTGATGCTCGTCGTCCGCGCATGCTAGGAATGTCCGGCGCGCATAGCTGCCGAAGCAAACCCGATGCACCCAACGTGGGTCTGTCAGGTAAAGGCTTTATGGGCCCTTTGCAAGAATATTCAATGCGCGAAACGCCGCGGCAAAGGCAGAGTTTTCTAATCCTCGCGCGGATCGAAATCGGGTTTTAGCCGATCGGTTTCCCGCCGCTCTTTCTTGGTGGGGCGTCCCGCCCCACGGTCGCGTGTGGCGATCTCAAATGCCGAAAGTTTTTCCTTCGGCTGTTGCGGCGTGAGATCATCGTAAAGAAGCCGCGCCTCTTCATAGGGGCCCCGTCGCTCCCCCGGCGCAAGTACGCGTACGATTAGGTCGCGGCGGTCGAGGGCGAGCTCGAGCACGTCCCCCGCTTTCACCTGGAACGACGACTGCGTGATCCGTTGGTCATTGACCGCGACACAGCCGTCCTCGATCGCCTTTTGTGCAAGCGATCGCGATTTGATCAGCCGCGTGAAAAACAGCCACTTGTCGAGACGCTGGCGCGATGCCGGGTTGGACGTGGGCTGTTTTTCCATGACCTGCCTTACTTCTTCATCTGCTCCTTGAGCGCCGCGAGCTTGGCGAAGGGCGAATCCGGATCCACCGGCTTTTCGCGACGCGGCGGACGCGCCTCGAACTTGCCCTGGCCCGGTTTGCCACCGCGGTCGTGACGATCATGACGGTCACTGCGGTCCTGACGCGGACCACCTTCCGACTTGCCGCCCTCATGGCGCTTGCCGCGCGCCGGCTGGCCGCCCTTGCGCCCGCCTTCACGTCCCTCGCCCTGGCCTTGACCCTGTCCATGGCGCTGGCCGCCGCGACGCTGGTCGC is a window from the Ensifer adhaerens genome containing:
- a CDS encoding ABC-F family ATP-binding cassette domain-containing protein, encoding MAPPILKLDDIFLTFGGAPLLAGANLQVEPGDRICLVGRNGSGKSTLMKIAAGLAEAQSGEVFRHPSATIRYLHQAPDFDGYDTVQAYAEAGLGPSDDPYRVAYLLQHLGLTGEEDPKRLSGGEARRAALARVMAPEPDILLLDEPTNHLDLPTIEWLEDELTRSRSALVLISHDRRFLEKVSTATVWLDRGQSRRLDRGFAHFEAWRDEVLEAEELEQHKLGKAIEREEHWLRYGVTARRKRNMRRLGELQTMRATYRGHKGPQGTVQATAADAKESGKLVIEAEKISKAYGDRTIVAPFSIRVHRGDRIGLVGPNGAGKTTLLKMLTGQIEPDAGTVKLGTNLEMATLDQKREDLNLDDTLAHYLTDGRGDNLLVNGEQRHVTGYMKDFLFQPEQARTPIRELSGGERARLMLARILSRATNLLILDEPTNDLDIETLDLLQEIVAGFAGTVILVSHDRDFLDRTVTSTIAPANPEEPDGRWIEYAGGYSDMMAQRKGAIEEKRKAEKAEKAKASETAGPAADAPKAAKGKLSYKQKFALENLPKEIAKAEAEAAKREEKMADPNLFTKDPNAFAKLAQELEKLRADLARMEEEWLELEMLREELEG
- a CDS encoding thiamine diphosphokinase — encoded protein: MARSTFTILLGGALSATDRLTRQLSGSRFVAADGGMRHARLLGVTPDVWVGDFDSTEDALLSEFASVPREPYPAAKAATDGEIAVEAALSRGADNLIFAGALGGTRSDHAFLHLLQAVALAERGLSVLMTSGEEEAYPLLAGALELDLPKGCLFSVLGLTELDGLSIVNARYPLDDFTLPFGSSRTVSNVAEGPLRFTLKSGRAIVLARPYDLSGA
- a CDS encoding GNAT family N-acetyltransferase; the encoded protein is MPDMLVRLYALPAQSQSRLGAGISIRRAMAPERRLVVSWIEKTFGAGWAGEAEAAFSSTPTRIHIAVHDEKIVGFACHDVTALGFFGPTGVDENMRGQGIGEALLIESLTAMRETGYGYAVIGGVGPAKFYERVAGAIEIPDSTPGIYAGMLFPDPVPEGH
- the thiB gene encoding thiamine ABC transporter substrate binding subunit, with amino-acid sequence MSNSSQLKLFSRLALAAAASLVFVGAAAAADKTLTVYTYESFITEWGPGAKVAEAFEKTCECKVNYVGVADGVELLTRLKLEGEASKADIVLGLDTNLVAEAKATGFFAPHGVDAKDLKVPGGFSDDTFLPYDYGHFAIVYDTETLKTPPKSLKELVEGDASQKIVIEDPRTSTPGLGLLLWVKAVYGDEAGAAWAKLKDRVLTVTPGWSEAYGLFTKGEAPMVLSYTTSPAYHMVAENTERYQAAAFSEGHYIQIEVAGMTKNAKEPELAKQFLSFMTGPEFQSIIPTTNWMMPVGATSEPLPDAFNKLVNPEKTFLLPSEEVAKNRKVWIDEWLAAMSKN
- the thiP gene encoding thiamine/thiamine pyrophosphate ABC transporter permease ThiP — encoded protein: MTVVAGAFCLGAFLLFVGLAVAALLAQTGGTDESTLFDAYIWRVTRFTLLQASLSTLLSVLFAIPVARALARRPQFFGRIWLLRLMALPLGLPVLVGALGLIEIWGRQGFLNSGLRWLGLEQPISIYGLFGILIAHVFFNMPLAARLFLAGLERIPAEYWRSAANLGMPSRSLFRFIEWPVLRGLLPGAAGLVFMLCATSFTLVLTLGGGPAASTIEVAIYQALRFDFDPPRAIALSGLQIAMTGVLFLILRRLATEPEEGMTGGRTVRRFDGARTLARLNDTAWIILALLFLLAPLVAVVISGMQADLLKLARDPNVHRALMTSAAIALASALASVAMAAVMIRAAATITAARHAGALAHGFAGAIGASTSLILLVPPVVLGAGWFLLLRPFGDVARFAPVIVVAINALMALPFVHRILAPAMATHAARSERLTASLGIRGFHRLRWIDLPALRRPLLMAFSFAMALSLGDLGAVALFGSQDMVTLPWLLYSRMGSYRTADAAGLALFLGLLCLIFTILGTAEDDRRREGRKA
- the thiQ gene encoding thiamine ABC transporter ATP-binding protein, whose amino-acid sequence is MTRSTAAIELRNVEVRFETTTLHFDCTIAAGGIVAVAGASGSGKSTLFHLIAGFEDPDHGEIRILDENADNRAPSERPVSMIFQDNNLFAHLDVATNVGLGINPTLRLTDEDRNRIEEALRRVGLEGFERRLPPTLSGGERQRVALARALVRHRPLLLLDEPFAALDPGMRAGMRALLGELHAEEGNTILMITHHPEDVKALADSVLFLDQGRIIAHDTLDRFLERRDNAAIDRFLGNA
- a CDS encoding M48 family metalloprotease, with the translated sequence MERHTVTHDRFPPKRGRLRARVVVALLATTLLSACQSVIEQSYEPTVSPSSNPQIVDEVQKNDPRAKMGAREHPRIVASYGGEYKDAKTERLVARIAGALTAVSENPQQSYRITILNSPAINAFALPGGYLYVTRGLLALANDASEVAAVLSHEMAHVTANHGIERQQREEAEVIASRVVSEVLSSDLAGKQALARGKLRLAAFSRNQELQADVIGVRMLGEAGYDPYAAARFLDSMAAYSRFTAVDPESDQSLDFLSSHPNAPQRVDLARRHARAFGPEGTSGDRGRDYYLAGIDGLLYGDSPQEGYVRGQTFLHGQLGIRFDVPTGFQIDNKAEAVLATGAGDIAVRFDGVADTGGRSLTDYIASGWVTGLQPDTIKPISVNGLEAATARASADRWDFDVTVIRIDTRIYRFLTAVPKGSNALEPTANQLRSSFRRMTQGEAQSLKPLRIRVVTVRPGETIATLSARMMGTDRKLDLFRVINAMQVTSTVKPGDKVKIVSE
- a CDS encoding RNA polymerase factor sigma-32, which produces MKTLTADRRMIKIAMEAPYLERDEEHALAQAWRNDHDQEARNKIAMSHMRLVISMAAKFRNFGLPMGDLVQEGHIGLLEAAARFEPSREVRFSTYATWWIRASMQDYVLRNWSIVRGGTSSAQKALFFNLRRLRARLAQGDRQLTSQAMHEEIAAALGVSIADVQTMDARLSGSDTSLQAPVGGADSDGGERLDFLASDAPLPDEQVSDMIDGERARVWLRDALGALTEREMRIIRARRLSEDGATLEELGLDLGISKERVRQIETRALEKLRVALATKAPALTAGIH
- a CDS encoding CarD family transcriptional regulator; this encodes MTTQQKKSPTRQGFKTGESIVYPAHGVGQIVAIEEQEVAGMKLELFVIDFEKDKMRLKVPVAKAVSIGMRKLSETDFVDRALKVVQGKARVKRTMWSRRAQEYDAKINSGDLISIAEVVRDLYRAENQPEQSYSERQLYEAALDRMAREIAAVNKMSETEAVRLVEANLSKGPKRGKAIEEDDAQDEAA